In Diachasmimorpha longicaudata isolate KC_UGA_2023 chromosome 4, iyDiaLong2, whole genome shotgun sequence, a single genomic region encodes these proteins:
- the Mv gene encoding lysosomal-trafficking regulator isoform X2 → MKLTSETATGGRRSHQTAQYFSGSAAGRLEISRTIGGRSLPVTVARKQEEGWTTWTEATSDQEVRYGTDEDDNGVFLMDEREEAVASELSFLAMTPVGSDRLQVVWDNFIHAEPQSYEKSSWFDIFLAELLAQVHEGRDIKEILSFCSVGGGGVSTLVACELLSDVHDLCAARNDGGELIELHKYLIQGRGWRSLSVLHLLGVRGLSCGRELVALLVALYPVSSESSVQPLPPNPYIKFHCNDDTVDTVQIIPHTTKKKNRSRSSATNEAQVSRKRLRRHSVGGTRVTSQVVGHDVSKRDSSGSEVLTDGIDQARSLTLKIRLNPMDFEYFTSVVRSDEENQWGGALYEPPLRPTRKIPQDFIDDRIKSVLNTKISHFETSLLIIQLLQGLRDYETVPAEQTPAVQVLKFALDTLWSLQFGIDGPNLTGTECATLKAAAARLMLGALERVLRADEPTTAVIHNGLLPMTLRLLEDACSKPVVAMSQEEGSLLQEFIFATTYGIITFLYCLLHQRGTAEKLKDFLELFQLFTESQDGKLVERTVLAIVDLPSIDPDKSMTRARKVVDMVGALISALKRVRQELCHMGQCRRSRHRGCDNVIESHHHFDILGSPYSQPKVTALGQQMCCISSLFMTLTVLTKDSKSFPVEFEVRLLKVITAAGTCCCFPPKALLANVVGFLKKGSTQIYGACTALLERCLFRELGAYPEHDTCNTCAKPLNYSWEFLEMYSGLLDPADPNLCYAIMGHLVKVTPSAGFHVRRELLFRVFYPTFLNAKKSLEKCGGNASTEFIIQSCLCMISSLVVNGPMCERFGEIRGLEESLKLLPNPLFTRNVYALLEVSVIMEIWLAIEENEGVNEGIALKALLDALDKESTELLEVFDSIKEQSIEEVLEESVQCNFGKLRKVQERERSGELGDKRTLLKSQLSKSLEDIVRGGSLEELQKVSLFQASAAWRAAAGVALCSPCFRIELSKSPVADKSLRLFKILAVCIATDRIKDASKSTHRLLEALITCCLTSPLCDSDVITELGKALMNAGIKLGRGIAMLVEALLRVSMLKSSRCQTMPQPTRPRLPTMTLETLPDCGGEDSSAGEYVTADDGYEADVEVQGKSPQNSLPRRSNSLGPVVEPRGHANAHPALCSLAVDLLIHFSEHGLDGERSTIVSSGLRKVAVICRESASSCAALAGSGVITKLLTGFSTILTSKDPDHQDLQHAVLEVFTLLATQSISPTELASYLSLFKNESPPLVPLLEPLYRLVMASKPQPNFILSFPIISEPNSPNKTERESMKNTEKAENLVHNFRKKHISAEICSPWSVHAMCLPVGPELSWPVWLHGCSVSMWLRVERGATSSGRGATVSVSPLLDSDSESMSEWGVLTDNWSREVVAGSASPPAPVTIIHLMSIGFESLVLESWLDLKSDKLILRLTRPDDKTNRTISEASINGLLPSGRWHHFALNFKDTVLNKKSAVVEVTIWVDGYREASAQLPFDGLLVRKPGTTCVLLGQNGPTSSGAWYLGNLMVFRCPVFTKEKALYLASLGPNYTNLAECVLNSVKPDFSPLIASGALNGVREVKFEGGKFDTSRRKSYGGTFLRHIVETKVSESKIDWDAVMDATNSHLSDLQDNILISYEAQTPNLLHLYPQAIANPNAVVRTLFPGQPGFRVISAPEHRVSQQPPLSIPPITSSRLECQQYRGLIPAASLIGGMPVFLYLFARVVELNSSEEEQALALSIVLHLSRSDSELLSQYRSEGGPSLLLRVLESPRCNAGRHILKAVLDAACDTSILIKDVSSGNHVILQNCEAVVTDAELIKVSLSAWRTWAKSDALNLFLQGILVLLRDQHSQREFNAAQLNRVGIVETILLLCKEHFMYEDCYERTLMDPTCGTAVVELIRALMGAPPEFFHLVAITDYLILVHQASETYVTHSRHNIYFLLSPLDDKRSCLKVRLSTTTTATTSSSDESVNTLEVSKLNKALANVQIQRDRATRKRERRYGTSKETSAGEDSGIAASDGSHHQVSDKHLSWSDEKRMCQGLVCEGLLLLLRDAVRVLPDSQVGSVLKHVLRAEILLVLANNPDTKVRTALVKLVQAYLQRASDEEINKFIKQKYFIHLANQIALYPASESLAVALESLATRGPTQAAMPPLLAMLARASASDPNIARPIVSFVTDMISKNSSSLKSLLEQGLTESLARSLVGGAHKGNATSLFNDIHILLVAIATKLLESPGSHHMQAISDLHLILNHVELNERHKCGAESSCVTVVRDAQVVLFDGELDFLMAKVSSHSGFRLRSTASYLASASYLTSVLTTSSEQSDHESRSSSYGSLHGSSTSVREPGRGEINERFKTIIVKTVEFLTTADHAPSGSELQLTKRLFSMLLHGLSSNSSDRKYWGGSWGSRPTLRKNTARVMVWLLGPHQSNNTRVYAVRSLMEEPKGREILSSLLEIHAQVEQKFTVFFWDLLEKRDEMPSADARVCAELKEALGIWDLVKGIERATPGLWGEELTLLRRELMRDRDIWVESNLSAIQRIGNKFDILAKQLTESAMTITRTVVEEQNRERKTLMEKLKHSRAMEAQAMARWRDLARRLTHERAPWYFSKCYPQSWELDPTEGPARIRIRMQRCHLKIDKRFFTNEHQEKLDAADVESPLSYLFNNVRQDANATALIERLHTSERIRKMSQARVVTPHAELPGEALIGESCLYFVPDKPDSPLHGDIALGGLDLAMVGGTAWRLEDIRELHRRRYQLQERAIEIFLVTGRTYLLAFNSSKEREDFVVELSTCNLPRRVPGDDLGEALALWRSGALTNWEYVTCLNKLAGRSYNDLMQYPVFPFVLADYTSDRIDLNNPKIYRNFKRPMAVQDKKNEQHYILNYNYLKQAFAEDNNLVALNQGPFHYGSHYSNSGTVLHFLVRLPPFTSMFLCYQDNNFDIPDRTFHALATTWRLTSCDSTTDVKELIPEFFYLPEFLLNSEGFNFGVRQNGQRVGDVELPPWCGGDARLFILAHRAALEADIVREVLPYWIDLVFGFRQTGRPAIEAINVFHPATYYGFNVDQIEDPSQRDAWETMVKTYGQTPAQLFRASHPLPIPGALSSIPAGSLPRVIEGVDGIKWGNYVGAPGNEPVLCWKNKHRAAMASLVPLSTGEVFGLPVCTTLLLRYTKEKGTNMLSGTSVLGAALASWSGNDGIARLKCKKEQPPRPLIKSSGYDPISILGSAADCGQLWIGHLSGRITVHSYNVEAAGKIEFGVGPASVLLAHRCPVKVIALSRAFSIAVTGDDEGVIVIWDLNSLSYVRSIVCECTHTISLLSISETLGDIAVTCDLKQSNETGENRSELRVYTINSRAVGSVLSRRRITALCYSNAPEGTSVNVIATGLDNGVIRLWSSWDLRLVREIINGGKGCGAIIALAWALDQHHLYAATEDSTVLIWEGMRRLSNDTPKFRNLTSL, encoded by the exons ATGAAGTTGACGAGTGAAACTGCAACTGGGGGCAGACGGTCTCATCAAACCGCTCAATATTTCAGTGGCAGTGCGGCTGGACGACTGGAGATATCCCGGACAATTGGTGGTCGTTCATTGCCGGTGACAGTGGCGAGAAAGCAGGAGGAGGGGTGGACAACCTGGACAGAGGCCACCAGCGATCAGGAGGTGCGTTATGGAACTGATGAGGATGATAATGGGGTGTTCCTGATGGACGAGAGGGAAGAGGCTGTTGCCTCTGAGCTGTCGTTTCTTGCGATGACTCCGGTCGGCTCTGATAGACTTCAAGTCGTCTGGGATAATTTCATTCATGCGGAGCCACAGAGTTACGag AAATCATCGTGGTTCGACATATTCCTCGCAGAATTGCTGGCTCAAGTGCACGAGGGAAGAGACATCAAAGAGATTCTATCATTCTG CTCCGTAGGTGGTGGTGGAGTGTCAACCCTGGTAGCCTGTGAGCTTCTCTCGGACGTTCACGATCTCTGCGCAGCCCGGAACGATGGAGGTGAATTAATTGAGCTCCACAAGTACCTGATCCAGGGCCGTGGCTGGCGTTCCCTGTCAGTCCTCCACCTGCTAGGGGTGCGTGGCCTCTCATGTGGTCGGGAGCTGGTGGCCCTTCTCGTGGCGCTCTACCCAGTTTCCTCCGAATCGTCTGTTCAGCCACTGCCTCCCAACCCGTACATTAAATTCCACTGCAATGATGATACTGTTGATACGGTCCAGATCATTCCCCACAcgacgaagaagaagaatCGCAGCCGATCGAGTGCCACGAATGAAGCTCAAGTTTCACGGAAACGCCTGCGACGGCACAGTGTTGGGGGAACGAGGGTAACGTCTCAGGTGGTGGGACACGATGTGTCGAAAAGAGACAGCAGTGGATCTGAGGTGCTCACAGATGGAATCGATCAGGCGCGATCTCTGACCTTGAAGATCCGGTTGAATCCGATGGACTTTGAGTACTTCACGTCTGTCGTGAGATCCGATGAAGAAAATCAATGGGGAGGAGCTCTGTATGAGCCACCACTTCGTCCAACGAGGAAAATCCCCCAGGACTTCATCGACGATCGGATAAAGTCAGTCCTGAATACGAAAATCAGTCACTTCGAGACCAGTCTTTTGATAATTCAACTCCTCCAAGGGCTCAGGGATTATGAGACTGTTCCTGCTGAACAGACACCTGCTGTTCAGGTCCTGAAGTTCGCCTTGGACACCCTCTGGTCCCTGCAGTTTGGCATCGATGGTCCCAATCTCACTGGAACAGAATGCGCGACCCTGAAAGCCGCAGCTGCGAGGCTGATGCTGGGAGCTTTGGAACGAGTGCTCAGAGCTGATGAACCCACAACAGCTGTCATCCACAATGGATTACTTCCGATGACCCTGCGACTCCTCGAGGATGCCTGCAGCAAGCCAGTGGTCGCCATGAGCCAGGAAGAGGGATCTCTTCTTCAGGAATTCATATTTGCAACGACTTACGGAATTATCACTTTTCTTTACTGTCTTCTGCATCAGAGAGGAActgctgaaaagctgaaagaTTTCCTGGAACTGTTTCAACTGTTCACCGAGAGTCAGGATGGCAAATTGGTGGAACGAACAGTTCTAGCAATAGTCGATTTACCGAGTATCGATCCTGACAAGTCAATGACTCGTGCGAGAAAGGTCGTTGACATGGTTGGCGCACTGATAAGTGCCCTGAAACGTGTCAGACAAGAGCTCTGCCACATGGGCCAGTGTCGAAGGTCAAGGCACAGGGGATGTGATAATGTTATTGAGTCTCATCATCATTTTGATATCCTCGGTAGCCCGTATTCACAGCCCAAAGTGACAGCACTGGGCCAGCAGATGTGCTGTATTTCATCCCTCTTCATGACATTGACTGTTTTAACGAAAGACTCGAAGTCTTTTCCTGTTGAATTTGAGGTGAGACTTTTAAAGGTGATCACAGCTGCTGGGACCTGCTGTTGCTTTCCCCCGAAGGCTCTGCTGGCCAACGTCGTGGGCTTCCTCAAGAAGGGGAGCACACAGATTTATGGGGCCTGTACTGCTCTCCTGGAGCGGTGCTTGTTCAGGGAATTGGGGGCCTATCCTGAACATGACACTTGCAACACCTGCGCCAAACCCCTCAACTACTCCTGGGAATTTCTAGAGATGTATTCTGGCCTGCTGGATCCAGCTGATCCTAACCTATGCTATGCCATCATGGGTCATCTTGTTAAGGTGACCCCCAGTGCTGGCTTTCATGTTAGGCGTGAACTCCTGTTCCGGGTGTTCTATCCAACGTTTCTCAACGCCAAGAAGAGCCTGGAGAAGTGTGGGGGCAATGCCAGCACTGAGTTTATCATTCAGTCGTGTTTATGTATGATCTCGAGTCTCGTTGTGAATGGACCCATGTGCGAGAGATTTGGAGAGATCAGGGGATTAGAGGAATCCCTGAAGCTACTGCCTAATCCTTTGTTCACGAGAAATGTTTATGCTTTGTTGGAGGTGTCTGTGATTATGGAGATATGGCTGGCGATTGAGGAGAACGAGGGGGTCAACGAGGGAATTGCACTCAAAGCATTGCTTGATGCACTGGACAAGGAGAGCACTGAATTGCTCGAGGTTTTTGATAGCATCAAGGAGCAGAGCATCGAGGAAGTGCTTGAGGAGTCGGTTCAATGTAACTTTGGGAAACTGAGGAAGGTTCAAGAGAGGGAAAGATCGGGAGAACTGGGGGACAAGAGGACTTTGCTGAAGAGTCAACTGTCCAAGTCTTTGGAGGATATTGTTAGAGGGGGATCACTGGAGGAATTGCAGAAAGTTAGTCTCTTTCAGGCTAGTGCCGCCTGGAGAGCTGCTGCTGGCGTTGCTCTGTGCAGTCCATGCTTTAGGATTGAGTTGTCGAAGAGTCCAGTTGCTGATAAATCGCTGAGGCTTTTTAAAATTCTCGCTGTTTGCATCGCTACTGATCGTATAAAAG ACGCCAGTAAATCAACCCATCGGCTCCTCGAGGCGTTAATCACGTGCTGCTTGACATCTCCGTTGT GTGATTCCGATGTGATAACAGAACTCGGTAAAGCGTTGATGAACGCTGGAATTAAACTGGGAAGAGGAATAGCGATGCTTGTGGAGGCACTTCTTCGAGTCTCGATGTTAAAATCAAGTCGATGCCAAACAATGCCACAACCAACAAGGCCCAGG cTGCCAACAATGACCTTGGAGACGCTGCCGGACTGCGGAGGTGAGGACAGTAGTGCAGGGGAGTACGTAACCGCTGACGATGGCTACGAGGCCGATGTCGAGGTCCAGGGAAAGAGCCCGCAGAATAGTTTGCCGAGGAGGAGTAATTCTCTAGGGCCCGTGGTGGAACCCAGAGGACATGCCAATGCTCATCCAGCACTTTGTTCCCTCGCTGTTGACCTACTGATCCACTTCAGCGAACA CGGTCTAGACGGCGAAAGAAGTACAATAGTAAGCAGTGGTCTACGCAAAGTCGCAGTGATATGCAGAGAGAGTGCATCGAGTTGTGCAGCACTCGCAGGATCAGGAGTAATAACAAAGCTCCTGACCGGCTTCTCAACAATTCTCACGAGCAAAGACCCAGACCACCAGGACCTCCAGCACGCCGTCCTGGAAGTGTTCACACTCCTCGCAACACAATCGATATCCCCAACTGAATTAGCATCCTACCTCTCCCTCTTCAAAAACGAATCTCCCCCCCTCGTGCCGCTCCTGGAGCCTCTGTACCGTCTCGTGATGGCCTCCAAGCCCCAGCCGAATTTCATCCTCTCATTCCCTATTATCAGCGAGCCCAACAGCCCTAACAAAACCGAAAGGGAGAGCATGAAGAATACCGAAAAGGCTGAGAATCTCGTTCACAACTTCAGAAAGAAACACATATCAGCAGAAATCTGCAGTCCCTGGTCTGTCCACGCGATGTGCCTCCCAGTGGGCCCAGAGCTGTCCTGGCCAGTCTGGTTGCACGGCTGCTCCGTCTCCATGTGGTTGCGAGTCGAGAGAGGCGCCACATCATCAGGAAGAGGAGCGACAGTCTCGGTGTCTCCTCTTCTGGATTCAGACAGTGAGAGTATGTCCGAATGGGGAGTTTTAACGGACAACTGGAGTCGTGAGGTCGTGGCAGGATCAGCCTCACCTCCGGCTCCAGTAACAATAATCCATCTGATGTCAATCGGGTTCGAGTCCCTCGTCCTGGAGTCCTGGCTGGACCTGAAGTCTGATAAACTCATCCTTCGTCTGACTCGTCCCGACGACAAGACCAATCGCACCATCTCCGAGGCGTCCATTAATGGGCTACTTCCCTCGGGAAGGTGGCACCATTTTGCCCTTAACTTCAAGGACACTGTTCTGAATAAAAAGAGTGCAGTGGTGGAAGTGACGATCTGGGTCGATGGCTATCGCGAGGCCAGTGCACAACTTCCTTTCGATGGGCTTCTGGTCCGCAAACCTGGTACCACTTGTGTACTGCTGGGGCAGAATGGACCCACCAGCAGTGGCGCCTGGTATCTGGGGAATCTCATGGTTTTCAGGTGTCCAGTATTCACGAAGGAGAAGGCTCTGTATCTCGCCAGTCTCGGTCCGAACTACACAAACTTGGCTGAATGCGTTCTAAACTCAGTGAAACCTGATTTCTCACCCCTGATAGCATCTGGGGCACTGAATGGTGTCCGAGAGGTGAAGTTCGAGGGCGGAAAGTTCGATACCAGTCGGAGAAAGTCATATGGAGGGACGTTTCTGAGACATATCGTGGAAACGAAGGTGTCGGAGTCGAAGATCGATTGGGACGCTGTCATGGACGCGACGAATTCCCACCTGAGTGACCTTCAGGACAATATTCTGATAAGCTACGAAGCTCAGACTCCAAATTTGCTGCATCTGTATCCGCAGGCGATAGCAAATCCTAACGCAGTCGTGAGGACACTGTTTCCAGGACAGCCGGGATTCAGAGTTATCTCCGCACCAGAGCACAGGGTCTCCCAGCAGCCACCGTTGTCAATTCCACCGATAACATCCTCGAGGCTAGAGTGCCAACAGTACAGAGGATTGATTCCTGCTGCCAGTCTCATCGGTGGAATGCCAGTATTTCTGTATCTCTTCGCCAGAGTTGTCGAGTTGAACTCCTCCGAGGAGGAACAAGCCCTAGCGTTGTCGATCGTCCTTCACCTGTCGAGAAGTGATTCCGAATTACTGAGTCAGTACAGGTCAGAGGGGGGCCCATCACTGCTGCTGCGCGTCCTGGAGAGTCCCAGATGCAACGCAGGAAGGCACATTCTGAAAGCTGTCCTGGACGCAGCCTGTGACACCAGCATTCTCATCAAAGACGTCAGCAGCGGTAATCACGTGATTCTCCAAAACTGCGAGGCTGTTGTGACAGACGCTGAGTTGATAAAAGTGTCGCTGAGTGCCTGGAGAACGTGGGCTAAATCCGATGCTCTGAATCTATTTCTCCAGGGAATTTTGGTGCTTCTGCGGGATCAACACTCCCAGAGGGAGTTCAATGCTGCCCAGTTGAACAGAGTAGGCATTGTGGAGACTATTCTACTTCTCTGCAAGGAGCACTTCATGTACGAAGACTGTTACGAACGAACGCTGATGGATCCGACGTGTGGTACAGCTGTTGTCGAGCTGATTAGAGCACTCATGGGAGCGcctccagaatttttccatcttGTTGCAATCACGGATTATCTTATTCTAGTTCATCAGGCGTCAGAGACTTACGTCACACACTCGCGTCATAATATCTATTTTCTTTTGTCACCGTTGGATGACAAGAGGTCGTGCCTCAAAGTGAGATTATCCACGACAACAACAGCCACGACGAGTTCGTCGGATGAGTCAGTGAATACATTGGAGGTGAGTAAATTGAATAAAGCACTGGCTAATGTGCAGATTCAACGAGACAGAGCTACGaggaagagggagagaaggTACGGAACTTCCAAGGAGACCAGCGCTGGTGAAGATTCAGGTATCGCAGCGAGTGATGGCTCACACCATCAAGTGAGTGATAAACACCTATCCTGGAGTGATGAGAAACGCATGTGCCAGGGACTAGTCTGCGAGGGACTGCTTCTGCTTCTGAGAGACGCTGTTAGGGTCCTCCCTGACAGCCAAGTGGGATCAGTCCTCAAGCACGTCCTTAGGGCGGAAATACTCCTCGTGTTGGCTAATAATCCTGACACCAAGGTGCGAACTGCCCTCGTTAAGCTGGTGCAAGCGTATCTGCAGAGAGCCAGTGACGAGGAAATCAACAAATTCATCAAGCAGAAGTACTTCATTCATCTCGCCAATCAGATTGCTCTGTACCCAGCGTCTGAATCACTTGCTGTGGCGCTGGAGAGCTTGGCCACTAGAGGACCAACCCAAGCTGCTATGCCACCTCTCCTGGCGATGCTGGCACGTGCTTCTGCCAGTGATCCCAACATAGCCAGACCCATCGTCTCCTTCGTGACTGACATGATCTCCAAGAATTCTAGTTCCCTGAAATCTCTCCTGGAACAGGGCCTGACGGAGTCTTTAGCCAGATCTCTTGTGGGAGGCGCCCACAAGGGTAATGCAACTTCCCTATTCAATGATATTCATATTCTCCTGGTGGCCATTGCTACGAAGCTCCTGGAATCCcctggaagccatcatatgcAGGCGATATCCGATCTCCATTTGATTCTGAATCACGTCGAGCTGAACGAGAGACACAAGTGCGGAGCTGAATCGTCTTGTGTGACTGTCGTTCGTGATGCACAGGTTGTTCTCTTCGATGGAGAACTTGATTTCCTGATGGCCAAAGTCTCCAGTCATTCGGGGTTCAGGCTTCGGAGTACTGCCTCATACTTGGCATCAGCTTCGTATCTGACGTCTGTGCTGACGACATCCAGTGAGCAAAGCGATCACGAGTCCCGCTCGTCCAGTTATGGGAGTCTTCATGGGTCCAGCACGTCAGTAAGGGAGCCCGGGAGGGGAGAAATCAACGAGAGGTTCAAGACCATCATCGTGAAGACTGTTGAGTTCCTCACGACAGCTGATCATGCGCCTTCTGGCAGTGAATTACAACTGACTAAGAGGTTGTTCTCTATGTTGCTGCATGGATTGTCGTCCAATTCGTCTGACAGGAAGTACTGGGGCGGCTCGTGGGGTTCCAGACCGACCCTGAGAAAGAACACAGCCAGAGTGATGGTTTGGTTATTGGGGCCACATCAGAGCAACAACACTAGGGTTTATGCTGTCAGATCGCTGATGGAGGAGCCCAAGGGCCGGGAGATTCTCTCGTCATTGTTGGAGATTCATGCACAGGTGGAGCAGAAATTCACGGTCTTCTTTTGGGATCTGCTAGAGAAACGCGACGAAATGCCCAGTGCTGATGCTCGTGTCTGCGCTGAACTGAAGGAGGCACTCGGCATTTGGGATCTCGTGAAAGGAATCGAACGAGCTACACCTGGACTCTGGGGAGAGGAGCTGACACTTCTTCGGCGAGAGTTGATGAGGGACAGGGACATTTGGGTGGAAAGTAATCTATCAGCGATCCAGAGAATTGGGAATAAATTTGATATCCTCGCGAAGCAGCTGACGGAGAGTGCGATGACAATCACGAGAACAGTTGTGGAGGAGCAGAATCGAGAGAGGAAGACGTTGATGGAGAAGCTCAAGCACTCGAGGGCGATGGAGGCGCAAGCGATGGCTCGGTGGAGGGATCTGGCGAGGAGATTGACACACGAGAGGGCTCCCTGGTACTTCTCGAAGTGTTATCCTCAAAGTTGGGAGCTGGATCCGACTGAGGGACCCGCCAGGATCAGAATAAGAATGCAAAGATGTCatctaaaaattgataaacgaTTCTTCACGAATGAACATCAGGAGAAACTCGACGCAGCTGATGTTGAATCTCCTCTGTCTTATCTTTTCAACAACGTTCGTCAGGACGCCAATGCCACTGCTCTGATTGAACGTCTTCATACTTCGGAGAGGATCCGAAAAATGTCGCAGGCGAGAGTCGTAACACCTCACGCGGAATTACCGGGTGAAGCTCTTATTGGCGAGTCGTGTCTGTATTTTGTCCCAGACAAACCTGACAGCCCCCTCCACGGTGACATTGCCCTGGGTGGACTGGACCTCGCGATGGTTGGAGGGACTGCTTGGAGGCTGGAGGACATCCGGGAGTTACACAGGAGGAGATATCAGCTTCAGGAACGAGCAATTGAGATATTCCTAGTGACTGGCAGAACATATCTGCTGGCTTTCAACTCTTCCAAGGAGCGAGAGGACTTTGTCGTTGAATTATCGACGTGCAATCTACCCAGAAGAGTCCCTGGGGATGATTTGGGAGAGGCCCTAGCCCTTTGGCGCAGCGGTGCTCTGACGAACTGGGAGTACGTTACATGTTTGAATAAATTAGCTGGAAGATCTTATAACGATCTGATGCAGTATCCGGTCTTTCCGTTTGTTCTGGCTGACTACACCAGCGACAGAATTGACCTCAACAATCCCAAGATCTACCGGAATTTCAAGCGCCCCATGGCAGTTCAGGACAAGAAGAATGAACAGCATTACATATTGAATTACAATTACTTGAAACAGGCATTCGCCGAGGACAATAACTTGGTGGCTCTCAATCAGGGACCCTTTCATTACGGCTCGCACTACAGCAATTCCGGAACCGTTCTTCACTTTCTCGTGCGTCTTCCACCCTTCACCAGCATGTTCCTGTGCTACCAGGACAACAACTTCGACATCCCAGATCGCACCTTTCACGCATTAGCCACCACCTGGAGATTAACGAGCTGCGATTCGACGACAGACGTCAAGGAACTGATCCCGGAGTTCTTCTATCTCCCAGAATTTCTTCTGAACTCCGAGGGCTTCAATTTTGGTGTACGACAGAATGGCCAGCGAGTGGGGGACGTGGAGCTACCCCCGTGGTGTGGAGGAGATGCTAGACTCTTCATCCTGGCGCATCGAGCTGCCCTCGAAGCTGATATTGTCAGGGAAGTCCTGCCCTATTGGATCGATCTGGTGTTTGGGTTTCGACAAACAGGAAGACCAGCTATAGAAGCCATCAATGTTTTTCACCCAGCGACCTATTACGGATTCAACGTCGATCAGATCGAGGATCCGTCGCAGAGGGACGCCTGGGAGACTATGGTCAAGACTTATGGACAGACACCGGCGCAGTTGTTCAGGGCGTCCCATCCCCTGCCCATCCCAGGCGCCTTGAGCTCGATTCCTGCTGGCAGTTTGCCACGAGTGATCGAGGGAGTCGATGGAATCAAGTGGGGAAACTACGTAGGTGCGCCGGGTAATGAGCCTGTCCTCTGCTGGAAAAACAAACATCGAGCTGCAATGGCTTCCTTGGTTCCCCTCTCCACTGGTGAGGTCTTTGGGCTTCCGGTCTGCACGACTCTTCTCCTGAGGTACACGAAGGAGAAGGGAACCAATATGCTGAGTGGTACATCGGTCTTGGGAGCAGCACTGGCGTCCTGGAGTGGTAACGACGGCATCGCCAGGCTCAAGTGCAAGAAGGAACAGCCACCGAGGCCCTTGATCAAGAGCTCTGGGTATGATCCCATCAGCATTCTTGGATCTGCTGCTGATTGTGGACAACTGTGGATTGGGCACCTTTCGGGAAGGATCACTGTGCATTCTTATAATGTCGAAGCCgctgggaaaattgaatttggaGTAGGACCAGCATCTGTTTTGTTGGCACATAGGTGTCCTGTCAAAGTCATTGCATTGTCCAGGGCCTTCAGCATCGCTGTCACTGGGGATGATGAGGGGGTTATTGTCATCTGGGATTTGAACAG CTTATCTTACGTGAGGTCAATAGTCTGCGAATGTACCCACACCATCAGTCTTCTGTCAATAAGTGAAACCCTCGGGGATATCGCTGTTACTTGTGACTTGAAGCAGAGCAACGAGACTGGGGAGAATCGCTCTGAACTGCGAGTTTATACAATCAATTCTAGAGCTGTTGGATCTGTACTGTCCAGGAGGAGGATAACTGCCCTGTGCTACAGCAATGCTCCTGAGGGAACCTCCGTCAATGTCATTGCTACTGGGCTGGATAACGGAGTGATAAG ACTTTGGAGCAGTTGGGACTTGAGATTAGTCCGGGAAATCATAAACGGTGGAAAGGGTTGTGGAGCGATAATAGCCCTAGCCTGGGCCCTGGATCAGCATCACCTCTACGCAGCAACTGAAGACTCAACTGTATTAATTTGGGAAGGAATGAGACGTCTCAGCAATGATACACCAAAATTCCGGAATCTCACGTCACTCTGA